A region from the Streptomyces lydicus genome encodes:
- a CDS encoding N-acetylmuramoyl-L-alanine amidase, which yields MSNGSTPSPRRRLRGTLLVVVAAVVAAGLGGWLVWRSAGDGAGPPGAGPPAPSRSPGHGSGGAASGGPQRPGGPHGSLKGKVVVIDPGHNPHNNDHGREIARQVDIGNGHKECDTTGTSTNDGYAEASFTLDVARRARTLLQKAGAKVVFTQDGDRPYGPCVDKRAAVGNTAHADAALSIHADGSGAGNRGFHVILPARVTSGPADTAAIVAPSRKLGERLADRFHAVTGSPRSNYIGEGTGLDVRSDLGGLNLSTVPKVFLECGNMRDPEDAAQLTDARWRQKAARGITEGITDFLPH from the coding sequence GTGTCGAACGGCAGTACTCCTTCTCCGCGCCGCCGCCTGCGCGGCACCCTCCTCGTCGTGGTGGCCGCCGTGGTGGCCGCCGGCCTCGGGGGCTGGCTGGTGTGGCGGTCGGCGGGTGACGGCGCCGGGCCCCCGGGGGCCGGGCCGCCCGCACCGAGCCGGTCGCCGGGGCACGGGAGCGGCGGCGCGGCGAGCGGCGGCCCCCAGCGCCCGGGCGGCCCGCACGGCAGCCTCAAGGGCAAGGTCGTGGTGATCGACCCCGGCCACAATCCGCACAACAACGATCACGGCCGGGAGATCGCCCGCCAGGTGGACATCGGCAACGGCCACAAGGAGTGCGACACCACCGGCACCTCCACCAACGACGGCTACGCCGAGGCGTCCTTCACCCTCGATGTCGCCCGCCGCGCCCGCACCCTCCTCCAGAAGGCGGGCGCCAAGGTCGTGTTCACCCAGGACGGCGACCGCCCGTACGGGCCGTGCGTGGACAAGCGCGCCGCCGTCGGGAACACCGCGCACGCCGATGCCGCACTCTCGATCCACGCCGACGGCTCGGGCGCCGGCAACCGCGGCTTCCATGTCATCCTCCCCGCGCGCGTCACGTCCGGCCCGGCCGATACCGCAGCGATCGTGGCGCCCTCGCGGAAGCTGGGCGAACGGCTCGCCGACCGGTTCCATGCGGTCACCGGAAGCCCGCGTTCCAATTACATCGGCGAGGGCACCGGACTCGACGTACGCTCCGATCTCGGCGGCCTCAACCTCTCCACGGTGCCGAAGGTCTTCCTCGAGTGCGGCAATATGCGCGACCCCGAGGACGCCGCGCAATTGACCGACGCCCGGTGGCGGCAAAAGGCGGCCCGGGGGATCACCGAGGGCATTACGGACTTCTTGCCGCACTGA